A region from the Brassica napus cultivar Da-Ae chromosome C8, Da-Ae, whole genome shotgun sequence genome encodes:
- the LOC106402619 gene encoding probable aquaporin PIP2-5: protein MTKEVVGEKGSFSGKDYQDPPPEPLFDATELGKWSFYRALIAEFIATLLFLYVTVMTVIGYKSQTDPALNPDQCAGVGVLGIAWAFGGMIFILVYCTAGISGGHINPAVTFGLLLARKVTLLRAVMYMVAQCLGAICGVALVKSFQSSYYTRYGGGANGLSNGYSVGTGVAAEIIGTFVLVYTVFSATDPKRSARDSHVPVLAPLPIGFAVFIVHLATIPITGTGINPARSLGAAIIYNKDQAWDHHWIFWAGPFAGATIAAFYHQFVLRAGAVKALGSFRSQSRV, encoded by the exons ATGACGAAGGAAGTGGTTGGAGAGAAGGGATCCTTCTCAGGCAAAGACTATCAAGACCCACCGCCTGAGCCTCTATTCGACGCTACTGAGCTTGGGAAATGGTCTTTCTACAGAGCTCTCATCGCTGAGTTCATAGCCACTCTCCTCTTCCTCTACGTTACCGTTATGACTGTCATTGGTTACAAGAGCCAGACCGATCCAGCCCTCAATCCTGACCAGTGTGCAGGTGTTGGCGTCCTCGGCATCGCTTGGGCCTTTGGTGGCATGATCTTTATCCTCGTCTACTGCACTGCTGGAATCTCTG GTGGACACATAAACCCGGCGGTGACATTTGGACTATTGTTGGCTAGAAAAGTGACGTTGTTGAGAGCAGTAATGTACATGGTGGCTCAGTGCCTTGGTGCCATTTGCGGCGTGGCTTTGGTTAAGTCCTTCCAGTCTTCTTACTACACCCGCTACGGTGGCGGCGCAAACGGTCTCTCTAACGGTTATAGTGTTGGCACTGGTGTTGCCGCGGAGATCATCGGGACATTCGTCTTAGTCTACACCGTCTTCTCCGCCACTGACCCCAAGAGGAGTGCGCGCGACTCTCACGTCCCT GTATTGGCTCCATTGCCAATTGGATTTGCGGTGTTCATAGTTCACTTAGCTACAATCCCAATCACGGGCACTGGCATTAACCCTGCAAGAAGTCTCGGAGCTGCAATCATCTACAACAAGGACCAAGCTTGGGACCATCAT TGGATATTTTGGGCGGGTCCGTTTGCAGGTGCGACCATTGCCGCTTTCTACCATCAGTTTGTGTTAAGGGCTGGTGCGGTGAAGGCCCTCGGGTCTTTCAGGAGCCAGTCTCGCGTTTAG
- the LOC106404514 gene encoding uncharacterized protein LOC106404514 encodes MAARFLSLRRALSLYLTNQQPRLPLFQGRLSQSKPLLSRDYAYVGLLQRHLCVSREASEAAAGTNGCCNSSNSVSELSKAPFTSPATTASEDLIVKYKSQLKINPRHDFMMVFTCKVCETRSMKMASRESYEKGVVVVRCEGCDNLHLIADRLGWFGEPGSVEELLAARGDEFKKGSMDSLSLTVDDLAGKKISDE; translated from the exons ATGGCTGCTAGGTTTCTTAGTCTGAGACGCGCTTTATCTCTCTACCTCACTAACCAACAACCTCGGCTTCCTCTGTTTCAAG GTAGGCTTTCACAATCAAAGCCACTCTTGAGCAGAGATTATGCATATGTGGGATTACTTCAGAGGCACTTATGTGTATCCCGTGAGGCTAGTGAAGCTGCTGCAGGAACCAATGGCTGCTGCAACTCTTCAAACTCTGTTTCCGAACTTTCCAAAGCTCCTTTCACCTCCCCTGCAACAACAGCCTCTGAGGATCTGATTGTGAAGTACAAGTCCCAGTTGAAAATAAACCCGAGGCATGACTTCATGATGGTGTTTACCTGCAAGGTATGCGAGACGAGGTCTATGAAGATGGCCAGCCGAGAATCATACGAGAAGGGGGTTGTGGTGGTGCGATGCGAAGGGTGTGATAATCTGCATTTGATTGCAGACCGTCTTGGCTGGTTTGGAGAACCGGGGAGCGTGGAGGAGTTGCTCGCTGCTCGTGGGGATGAATTCAAGAAAGGATCTATGGATTCTCTTAGTCTTACTGTTGATGATTTGGCTGGAAAAAAGATATCCGATGAATAG
- the LOC106406776 gene encoding pathogen-associated molecular patterns-induced protein A70 gives MGDMFGPMEPKYGRRYTPNSKLLSQTLSPKTRESLILIPRNQIHTQSPFFERRQAMSDSLVTAIYSWFTPTVLFIFLNLIIGTIAISSSLSSKSNDPNQTQIQRSPSVIHRLKSINFSSFTSPPDKAHLQFPPVATTPDNEPASIEQNQPFLSRSPSVLHRIKSFNLYNYISQEPITVAESPPPPSVPAVEEEEDTSPSLEEVYSKLNLNHVARTKSDTEPAAGVIPPKLPKKMKKSASTKSPFSHFEEPEEAVEARRPETVRVTRVTPVEEADEQVDAKADDFINRFKHQLKLQRIDSITKYKEMVKKRNDK, from the coding sequence ATGGGCGACATGTTCGGTCCGATGGAGCCCAAATATGGAAGAAGATACACACCAAACTCGAAGCTTCTTTCTCAAACTTTGTCGCCGAAGACGAGAGAATCTTTAATTCTCATACCCAGAAACCAGATTCACACCCAATCCCCCTTCTTCGAAAGAAGACAAGCCATGTCGGATTCTTTAGTGACGGCGATATACAGTTGGTTCACACCGACAGTACTATTCATCTTCCTCAACTTAATAATTGGCACCATTGCAATTTCCTCTTCTCTATCTTCCAAATCCAacgatccaaaccaaactcaGATCCAACGCTCTCCTTCCGTGATTCACCGTCTCAAGTCCATTAACTTCTCCTCTTTCACTTCCCCACCAGACAAAGCTCATCTCCAGTTTCCTCCTGTCGCAACAACTCCAGACAACGAACCAGCTTCCATCGAACAGAACCAGCCTTTTCTTTCTAGATCTCCTTCTGTTCTCCACCGAATCAAATCTTTCAATCTCTACAATTATATTTCTCAAGAACCCATCACCGTCGCTGAATCACCGCCGCCGCCGTCTGTCCCCGCCGTCGAGGAAGAGGAAGACACAAGTCCGAGCCTTGAAGAGGTTTACAGTAAGCTGAATCTGAACCATGTGGCTCGGACAAAGTCTGATACCGAGCCAGCTGCTGGAGTTATCCCACCGAAGCTtcccaagaagatgaagaaatcaGCGAGTACCAAGTCTCCTTTCTCTCATTTCGAGGAGCCGGAAGAAGCCGTCGAGGCTCGTCGGCCGGAGACGGTTAGAGTCACGAGAGTGACTCCGGTGGAAGAAGCTGATGAGCAAGTAGACGCCAAAgctgatgacttcatcaatcgTTTCAAGCATCAGTTGAAGTTGCAAAGGATTGATTCCATCACCAAGTACAAGGAGATGGTCAAGAAAAGAAACGACAAGTGA
- the LOC106406203 gene encoding amino acid transporter AVT1B: protein MNHSSSDQSLYLESDGEDERKNLAEEEDDGAFSDYSDVHNQNQNHSKPNSYSTAWPKSYRQSIDLYGSLPSPSPGFLGNSSLSRFESSFSSLTRRHTPESLPAVRKPLLVDEEAAKRKRSSHSLLPSKASSRVSHEMGISNDSSFGQAVLNGVNVLCGVGILSTPYAVKEGGWLGLLILFAFGVLCFYTGLLLRYCLDSHPDLQTYPDIGHAAFGTTGRILVSVILYLELYAMSVEYIILESDNLSSLFPNAALSIGGFHLDAPHLFALLTTIAVLPTVWLRDLSILSYISAGGVIASVLVVLCLFWVGLIDEVGIHSKGTPLNLATLPVSVGLYGYCYSGHGVFPNIYTSMAKPSQFPAVLVTCFGICTLMYAGVAVMGYSMFGESTESQFTLNLPQDLVASKIALWTTVVSPFTKYALTLSPVAMSLEELLPSNHGKSRFYAIAIRSALAFSTLLVGLAIPFFGLVMSLIGSFLTMLITLILPPACFLSILRTKVTPTQVALCVVIITVGAVCSAMGTYSALSKIIEKLNT from the exons ATGAATCACTCATCTTCTGATCAGAGCCTCTACCTTGAGAGTGATGGAGAGGACGAGAGAAAGAACTTggccgaagaagaagatgatggagcTTTCTCTGATTATTCTGATGTtcataatcaaaaccaaaatcatTCTAAACCTAACTCATACTCAACGGCATGGCCAAAGAGTTACAG ACAATCTATTGATCTATATGGAAGTCTACCATCTCCCAGTCCTGGTTTTTTGGGTAATTCTTCATTGTCAAGATTTGAAAGCTCTTTCTCGTCCTTAACAAGAAGACATACTCCAGAATCGTTACCTGCTGTTAGAAAACCTCTCCTAGTAGATGAAGAAGCAGCAAAGCGTAAACGCAGCTCTCATTCTCTACTTCCTTCCAAAGCCTCATCCAGGGTGTCTCATGAAATGGGAATCTCTAACGATAGCTCATTCGGACAAGCTGTTCTTAATG GAGTAAATGTTTTATGCGGGGTTGGAATATTGTCAACACCATATGCTGTGAAGGAAGGAGGATGGTTGGGACTTCTCATACTCTTTGCATTTGGTGTTCTTTGTTTTTACACTGGATTGCTTTTGCGTTACTGCCTTGATAGCCACCCCGATCTCCAGACCTATCCAGACATTGGCCATGCCGCTTTTGGAACCACCGGCCGCATCCTTGTCTCC GTAATACTTTATCTGGAGCTATAT GCTATGAGTGTTGAATACATAATTCTGGAGAGTGACAATCTTTCATCATTATTTCCAAATGCTGCTTTGAGTATTGGAGGGTTTCATTTAGATGCACCTCATCTATTTGCTCTTCTTACCACCATTGCGGTTCTCCCCACTGTTTGGCTTCGAGATCTCAGTATATTAAGTTACATTTCAG CTGGAGGGGTGATTGCATCAGTTTTAGTGGTTTTGTGCTTGTTCTGGGTCGGTTTGATTGATGAGGTTGGAATTCACAGTAAAGGAACTCCTCTGAACCTAGCAACATTACCGGTTTCTGTAGGACTTTATGGTTATTGTTATTCAGGGCATGGTGTTTTCCCAAATATTTATACTTCAATGGCCAAACCCTCTCAATTCCCAGCAGTTCTCGTAACATG TTTTGGAATTTGTACTTTGATGTATGCGGGTGTCGCTGTCATGGGATATAGCATGTTCGGAGAATCAACAGAATCACAGTTTACTCTCAATTTGCCTCAAGATTTGGTTGCATCTAAGATTGCTTTGTGGACCACA GTAGTCAGTCCATTTACCAA ATATGCGTTGACATTATCTCCGGTTGCAATGAGTCTTGAGGAGTTACTACCATCAAACCATGGCAAGTCACGTTTCTATGCAATCGCCATTAGAAGCGCACTGGCCTTCTCTACTTTGCTCGTTGGTCTTGCGATTCCCTTTTTCG GCCTTGTCATGTCATTGATTGGATCATTCTTGACAATGCTCATT ACGTTGATACTACCACCCGCTTGTTTCTTGAGCATCTTAAGGACAAAAGTAACCCCTACTCAG GTGGCGCTTTGTGTCGTAATTATCACAGTAGGAGCAGTATGTTCAGCTATGGGCACTTACTCAGCCCTTTCAAAGATCATCGAGAAGTTGAACACCTAG